The following are from one region of the Bacteroidales bacterium genome:
- a CDS encoding nitroreductase family protein has protein sequence MEFKDVILKRESVRNYDPSRPVPKEVLERILEAGRLAPSAANYQPWEFWLISSPEKLAEVHPCYTRQWLHDAPHILVVTGDLDQGWEREDGFNSLQTDLAICMHQMILSATNEGVGSCWVTNFKPEVLRKALGLKESMQVYGITPLGYPRPGFVSRTAIMRKQLHDVVIYK, from the coding sequence ATGGAATTCAAAGATGTAATCCTTAAGCGCGAAAGTGTTCGCAATTATGACCCATCAAGACCGGTACCGAAAGAAGTACTCGAACGCATTCTTGAAGCTGGCAGGCTTGCTCCTTCAGCTGCCAATTATCAGCCCTGGGAATTCTGGCTGATTTCAAGTCCTGAGAAACTTGCCGAAGTTCATCCATGTTATACCCGTCAATGGCTTCATGACGCCCCTCATATCCTGGTTGTAACCGGTGACCTTGACCAGGGTTGGGAAAGAGAAGATGGATTCAATTCGTTGCAGACAGACCTGGCCATTTGCATGCACCAGATGATATTGTCTGCAACCAATGAAGGCGTAGGTAGTTGCTGGGTTACAAACTTCAAACCTGAAGTTCTTCGTAAAGCGCTGGGACTCAAAGAAAGCATGCAGGTTTACGGCATAACTCCATTGGGATATCCCAGACCTGGATTTGTAAGCAGGACTGCCATTATGAGGAAGCAATTGCATGATGTTGTGATCTACAAATAA
- a CDS encoding nuclear transport factor 2 family protein, translating into MSEIKNWVDDLNNMILQGKAMDAFEKYYAEDVVMQENNYPATVGKDANRQRELDFFAGITAFRGAKVHDVAIGDNVSMVVSSLDYSHKDYGDRNYTQVAVQHWKDGKIVNERFFYGA; encoded by the coding sequence ATGAGTGAAATTAAAAATTGGGTCGATGACCTGAACAATATGATTCTGCAGGGTAAAGCAATGGATGCTTTTGAAAAATACTATGCAGAAGATGTAGTAATGCAGGAAAACAATTACCCTGCTACAGTAGGGAAAGATGCAAACCGTCAGCGCGAACTTGATTTCTTTGCAGGCATTACTGCTTTCCGTGGCGCCAAGGTTCATGATGTGGCTATTGGCGACAATGTATCAATGGTGGTATCATCCCTGGATTATTCACATAAGGATTATGGTGACCGTAATTACACACAGGTGGCTGTGCAACACTGGAAAGATGGTAAAATTGTAAATGAACGATTCTTTTACGGTGCGTAA